The following nucleotide sequence is from archaeon BMS3Bbin15.
TCAGAGCTGCACATGATGGCGAAACCTATGAAAAAACAGAGATGTATCCTGAGTTCATAAAGACAGCAAAGGAAGAGGGTAACAAAGATGCAGTCAGAACATTTACATGGGCAATAAAGGCAGAAAAGGTGCATGCAGACCTATACACAAAGGCTCAGGATGCTGTTGAAACGGGAAAGGATGCAGAAATAGATGCGCTTCAGGTATGTCAGAGATGCGGCTACACTGTAGAGGGCGAAGCACCCGATATATGCCCGGTTTGTGGCGCACCAAAGTCTATGTTCAAAGAGATAGTCTGACCACACTCTATAGTCAGTCACCCACGGTAAAGCACGTGGGCTTGTCCCGTGAGGGGCAGGAGCAATTGGTTGATTAGGAGGCATTATAATATGCAGAAGTTATTGGTAGAGTTCAAGAACACACCAGAGAATACTCCTCAAGTTCTCTGCTCTGTAAGTGAGGTATTAACCAGAGAGGAAACTCTCAGTGTGCCCTACAAAGTACTGGCTGATAACAGCTCCGATGAGGACTTACACTCTGGCAGGAGTGGACAGGACTTGCGAGTTCCTGTCATAAATATGCACAAACAACCTTTGATGCCTACAACACCAAGAAAAGCAAGAATATTTTTAAAACAAAAAAAAGCAAGTGTGATTCAGAGAATACCATTTACTATACAGTTAAAATATCCGACAGGTGAAGCAAAACAGGATATAACTTTGGGTATAGATGCAGGATATTCAACAATAGGCTTCAGTGCAGTAACTGATAAGAACGAATTACTATCAGGTGAACTAACCTTGAGAAAAAGAAT
It contains:
- the rbr2_1 gene encoding rubrerythrin-2, with product MSKTDENLKAAFAGESQANRKYLAFAKKAEEEGYKNVAKLFRAAAASETVHAMSHFKVMGGIRNTIDNLRAAHDGETYEKTEMYPEFIKTAKEEGNKDAVRTFTWAIKAEKVHADLYTKAQDAVETGKDAEIDALQVCQRCGYTVEGEAPDICPVCGAPKSMFKEIV